The nucleotide sequence GGCGTTCTGACGATGCGCACCCGGCACGATGCCGATGCTCTGCTGGAACGTTTGGGGCCGGGCGATCCCTGCGTTATTGTTGGGGGTGGCCTGCTGGGACTGGAATTGGCCGCTTCGCTCCGCGAGATTGGGGTGGGCGTCACCGTCATTCAGCGCGAAAACCGGCTCATGACCCGCCAACTGGACGCGGTTGCCAGTGAACTCCTCCATCAGGAGCTGACCGACCGGGGCGTGGAGATTCTCTACAACGAAAGCATCCGGTATTACGTCGGCGAAAAGGCGGTGGAAGGCGTTCATCTGGCGAACGGGCAAACCATTCCCGCGAGGGCCGTGGTGTTTGCAATTGGTACGCAACCGAACACCGAACTGGCCCGCGCCTGCGGTCTGCCGGTCAACCGGGGGGTTGTCGTAAACGAGTACCTGCAAACGGCTGACCCGTCCATTTATTCGGCGGGTGAAGTGGCCGAACTGAACGGCCAGCTCTGGGGCATTACGGCTGCGGCCGAAGAGCAGGCCGACGTAATTGCCCGTCACCTCAACGGCGATCTGGTAAATTACTATACCGGCTCCCTTTCCATGAATATCCTGAAAATGGACGGGCTTCAGCTTTGTTCGCTGGGCATTCCCGAAGCGCCAACCGGCGTAGAAAACTACGAAGAGGTGGTATTCATTGACCGGGCGAAACGATATTACAAGAAGTGCATTATTCATCAGGACAGGCTGGTTGGCGCTATTCTAATTGGCGACAAAACCGAGTTTCTGGAATACAAAGACCTTATTCATAATCGCACCGAGCTTTCCGACAAACGCCTGTCGCTGCTCCGGTCGGGGCAGGCGCCCAAGCCGGTATTGGGCAAGCTGGTCTGCTCGTGCAACAGCGTTGGCGAGGGTAACCTGACAGAGGCCGTCAAAGCCGGAGCAACCGAATTTGGCAAGCTTTGCCAGACGACGGGAGCCGGAACGGGCTGCGGCTCGTGCAAACCGGAAGTAAAAGCAATTCTGGAACGGATCGGTAAGAAAGTGGCAAGCGTAGCGTAATGATGAATTCTCTCCGTATTCTCACCCAGGGCGGCAGCATCGCCCCGAATGACCTCCGGCAACTGGCCGGCTGGGCGCAGGATTATGGCCTGACGACACTGGAAATTAGTAATCGGCAGGAGATTTTATTGAATCCGCCGAGCAAGACCGTGCGTGAAGATCTTGTCCGGCGCCTTACAGCACTGGGTCTACAAACGGCCGAAGCCAACACGCAGGTCCAGACTATTGTCTCATCCTTACCCGCAACGGACGTTTTTGCCGATACGCCCTGGCTAACGGCGGGTGTTTATCTGGACATTCTGGCGCAGTTCAGCACGGCACAGCCCCGCTTAAAAATCAACCTCATCGACCCGGCTCAGCCGCTGGTAGCGCCTTTTACGGGTAATATCAATTTCGTAGCGGCTCCGGAGCCAAACTACTGGTACGTATTCCTTCGCCCTTCGGGGAGCGTTCGCCGATATGCCTGGCCCATTCTGATCGAAAGCGAATCCATCGGCGTTTTTGCGCAGGTCGTTGAGCACCATTATTTCCAGAATGCGGCCGACACAGGCGATCGGGCCACGTTTGATACCTTCTACCGGGCGGTCATGGCTGATTTTAAGGGCCGGACCCGGAAAGTAGAGAAGGAGTTAACGTTGCCACCGGCCTCCACACCAGCCTATGAAGGGTTTCACCAAACCAGTTCCGGCAATTACTGGCTCGGCCTGTTTCGTAAACCGTATGACTTCGGCTTACCGTTCATCGAAGCCTTGTGCGACCTGTGCCGCGAAACCCGAATTGGTAAACTGTATCTGACGCCCTACAAAACAATACTCATCAAAGATATACGCGAAGCAGACCGCCCGGCCTGGGACCGGCTGCTGGGTCGTTTT is from Spirosoma taeanense and encodes:
- a CDS encoding rubredoxin; translation: MMNSLRILTQGGSIAPNDLRQLAGWAQDYGLTTLEISNRQEILLNPPSKTVREDLVRRLTALGLQTAEANTQVQTIVSSLPATDVFADTPWLTAGVYLDILAQFSTAQPRLKINLIDPAQPLVAPFTGNINFVAAPEPNYWYVFLRPSGSVRRYAWPILIESESIGVFAQVVEHHYFQNAADTGDRATFDTFYRAVMADFKGRTRKVEKELTLPPASTPAYEGFHQTSSGNYWLGLFRKPYDFGLPFIEALCDLCRETRIGKLYLTPYKTILIKDIREADRPAWDRLLGRFGVRTNLPAWYLNWHLPNADSHAVALKNHILHQLEDADVRTDELSFAVKVPFSEAAASVVIQQNGGPESFDIYQRTGHSTTNAQYVLFAKSQPLAQVGESIRQLSLAYYERLSVSLSEPSFEVEPSVITPKRLVHECPHCQSRYDARFGEPNRGIAAGTAFTELADDYVCGLCEAAKAEFEEKWLV